The sequence below is a genomic window from Pelecanus crispus isolate bPelCri1 chromosome 10, bPelCri1.pri, whole genome shotgun sequence.
atcATTTTCCTGGCTGCTGGGCCGGCTCAGGTTCCTCCTTGCTCCCAGCATGGCTCTCAGGTGGATGAGGGACtcagcaggcaggggagcacTTCACAGCATCACCTcggcctggggctgcccccgggCCGTTCCTCTGCTGGCACATGGCATTGTCCAAGGTGGATCCAGGcaagggaaagggggaaagtGTTGGGACTCTTGGACTGGGGCTGTGAGGTTGGGAAGGGTGTCCTCTGCGGTTTGGTCCAGAGGTTGAGGTGAAGGGAAGTAGCATCCAGGCCCTGCTTTTTGGGGGTGAGGAAAGGCACTAGGAGAGGAGGAGTAATCCTGACCCAGCTCCTCCGCATACATTTTGTGCAGATTCCCAAACCTGTTGGAAAAGGCTGGTCCTGGGATTGTGTCTGGAACTGGCCCAGCATCCTGCATGCTTGTGTCTTCTCTGGTTTCCTCTGAGTCAGACTTGCTGTGTcgctcccccggccccctccccacTGGGAAAGATGAGATGGGACCAGAGAGCGTCTGAGCCCAGACACCGAGGGGCCTGTGCCCGCTGCTCCACGCAGAGAGCTGTCCCAGCCACAGTGGTCCTACAGCCCCCAGGAGTCCGGGCtcagctccccctgctctgcatccttttgcagggagaaggagcggcccctgccctgctgtgcaGGCAGGCGTCCGGCAGAGTCGGTGCGGGGAAGCTGCGTGACCGGCATCGGCACATCTGGGAGGGGAGACCCTTCCCAAGGGGCAGCCAGGCAGCGGGGTGGCCTGCCCACACTGAGCTCTTCTCCCCGCAGGCTTGGCGTGGCAGGGATGAGGAGCCGGCAGCAGATGTTTGCGGCGGTGATGCGCCTGCTCCTCAAGTGCCTGCGGctgggccggcggcggcggttTAAGCTGGTGCGGCAGGTGGAGCAGCTGTGGCACTACGGGCACCTCTGCCTCCACTCCCTGCTCTACAACTCCTTCACCAACAGCGACGTGGTGCTCGACTCCCTCTTCGAGCCCGTCTACTGGCTGGTGGACCACGTCACCCGGTGGTTCGGTGTGGTGAGTACCCTTGGTGTGGCGAGTACCCTCACCGGGCAGGGTggcacccagctctgggggcTGGGGCAACTGAGTCTCAGGGCTGCCTGTGCTCTAGGCAGGAAGGGAGTGGGGACCTTCAGCCTGTGGTTCAGATTGGCTTCCTGTGGCCGTATCCTGCCTGTGCCTCTCCCCAGGCAGCAAAGGGCAGGCGCTGCCCGCTCTGGTGACCCGGGCCCCTTTCCCAGGTGTTTGTGGCACTGGTGATCGGGCTGACGAGCTCCATCGTGGCCATCGTGTacatctgcctgctgccccTCATCCTGCAGACCTACACGCCTGCCTGGATCTGCTGGCACCTCGCCTACGGACACTGGAACCTCATCATGATCGTCTTCCACTACTACATGGCCATCACCACCTCGCCCGGGCACCCACCGCAGGTGAGGCACCAACCAGCAGCGCAGCCTCTCCCAGCTGGGCCCTGGGGACCAGCTACAGACGGTCACTGGGAACAGCTGAACCAGCCTGGTGGCATCATTGTAGGAGGCCTCCTCCAGATCAGGGCAGTGGGCCTGGGCTgtgcggggaggggaggcggggggagtGCAGGGGAGGTGAGGAGCgtggggagcaggggatgggTGCAGGGCTTGGGTGCACAAATCTCTTCTGACCTGTGCGCAGGCCAAGGACAATCTCACCGGCGTCTCCATCTGCAGGAAATGCATTGCCCCCAAGCCAGCTCGCACCCACCACTGCAGCATCTGCAACAGGTAGggctccctccctctgcccaccGCAGCACTTGGGGCAGCCTCTGGGACCCCTCGCTGCGAGACTGGGGCCCCTTCCATCTGCTCTGCTCGCTTCTTGCCTCATCTCTAGCACAGCacgcagggctggggggggctgcctgcccctccCAAACATGGTGCTTGCACTGGCACTGACACTGGCGCcgctctcctccctcccaggtGCGTGCTGAAGATGGACCACCACTGCCGTATCCTTCTGCAGTACTAACCTGCGGCACTCTCCCGGGGGGAGCcagccctgcttccctctcctctccctgccctacTCTGCTCCCGAGTCAGCCAGCACGGGGAAGGGTGCTGGGAGCCAGGCCCAGAAGAACCACCCTGGTCCCTGGGGTGGGTTTGGACCCATGGCCCGTCATGGTTACACACCTTTAACCCCAGAGGCAGCCTGGCTAAACAACTGTGTGGGACACTACAACCACCGCTActtcttctccttctgcctgTTCATGACGATGGGCTGCATCTACTGCAGCATTAGCGGCTGGGAGATGTTCCGGGATGCCTACGCAGCCATCGAGGTGAGCAGGCAGGGCCCGGCCCTCGCTCTGCCGTACACTGAGGCTGCCTGGGCTCCCCAGGCTGAGCTTGCAGAACAATGCTGGGCCAGGCCTGGCCTTGTAGTGACTTcgcttcccctctccctcctcctgcgaGGCCCCCGGCTGCCCTGGTCCCGCGGGGGGGTGACGGGGAAGGGCCCCCTCCTCTGAGACACGTAACCGGTGCCCTGTTTTCCATCCCCCTAGAGAATGAAACTGCTTGAGAAGGAGAGACTGCAGGTGGCTGCCAACCAGGTGGGACATCCCTGCCCCCAAGCTGCTCCAggcagtgcagagcagagctgctgcaggcgGGGTCCTGCCT
It includes:
- the ZDHHC16 gene encoding palmitoyltransferase ZDHHC16 isoform X5 codes for the protein MRLLLKCLRLGRRRRFKLVRQVEQLWHYGHLCLHSLLYNSFTNSDVVLDSLFEPVYWLVDHVTRWFGVAKDNLTGVSICRKCIAPKPARTHHCSICNRCVLKMDHHCPWLNNCVGHYNHRYFFSFCLFMTMGCIYCSISGWEMFRDAYAAIETYYQTPPPTFSFRQRAFHKSVVYLWVLCSSVALALGALTVWHAALITRGETSIERHINKKERQRLQKKGKVFRNPYSYGSWDNWKVFLGVDVPRHWLTRVLLPSPHLPHGTGLSWDLPPCVTEQRTPLLAI
- the ZDHHC16 gene encoding palmitoyltransferase ZDHHC16 isoform X1 produces the protein MRLLLKCLRLGRRRRFKLVRQVEQLWHYGHLCLHSLLYNSFTNSDVVLDSLFEPVYWLVDHVTRWFGVVFVALVIGLTSSIVAIVYICLLPLILQTYTPAWICWHLAYGHWNLIMIVFHYYMAITTSPGHPPQAKDNLTGVSICRKCIAPKPARTHHCSICNRCVLKMDHHCPWLNNCVGHYNHRYFFSFCLFMTMGCIYCSISGWEMFRDAYAAIERMKLLEKERLQVAANQTYYQTPPPTFSFRQRAFHKSVVYLWVLCSSVALALGALTVWHAALITRGETSIERHINKKERQRLQKKGKVFRNPYSYGSWDNWKVFLGVDVPRHWLTRVLLPSPHLPHGTGLSWDLPPCVTEQRTPLLAI
- the ZDHHC16 gene encoding palmitoyltransferase ZDHHC16 isoform X3; translation: MRLLLKCLRLGRRRRFKLVRQVEQLWHYGHLCLHSLLYNSFTNSDVVLDSLFEPVYWLVDHVTRWFGVVFVALVIGLTSSIVAIVYICLLPLILQTYTPAWICWHLAYGHWNLIMIVFHYYMAITTSPGHPPQAKDNLTGVSICRKCIAPKPARTHHCSICNRCVLKMDHHCPWLNNCVGHYNHRYFFSFCLFMTMGCIYCSISGWEMFRDAYAAIERMKLLEKERLQVAANQTYYQTPPPTFSFRQRAFHKSVVYLWVLCSRGETSIERHINKKERQRLQKKGKVFRNPYSYGSWDNWKVFLGVDVPRHWLTRVLLPSPHLPHGTGLSWDLPPCVTEQRTPLLAI
- the ZDHHC16 gene encoding palmitoyltransferase ZDHHC16 isoform X2 gives rise to the protein MRLLLKCLRLGRRRRFKLVRQVEQLWHYGHLCLHSLLYNSFTNSDVVLDSLFEPVYWLVDHVTRWFGVVFVALVIGLTSSIVAIVYICLLPLILQTYTPAWICWHLAYGHWNLIMIVFHYYMAITTSPGHPPQAKDNLTGVSICRKCIAPKPARTHHCSICNRCVLKMDHHCPWLNNCVGHYNHRYFFSFCLFMTMGCIYCSISGWEMFRDAYAAIETYYQTPPPTFSFRQRAFHKSVVYLWVLCSSVALALGALTVWHAALITRGETSIERHINKKERQRLQKKGKVFRNPYSYGSWDNWKVFLGVDVPRHWLTRVLLPSPHLPHGTGLSWDLPPCVTEQRTPLLAI
- the ZDHHC16 gene encoding palmitoyltransferase ZDHHC16 isoform X4, encoding MRLLLKCLRLGRRRRFKLVRQVEQLWHYGHLCLHSLLYNSFTNSDVVLDSLFEPVYWLVDHVTRWFGVVFVALVIGLTSSIVAIVYICLLPLILQTYTPAWICWHLAYGHWNLIMIVFHYYMAITTSPGHPPQAKDNLTGVSICRKCIAPKPARTHHCSICNSISGWEMFRDAYAAIERMKLLEKERLQVAANQTYYQTPPPTFSFRQRAFHKSVVYLWVLCSSVALALGALTVWHAALITRGETSIERHINKKERQRLQKKGKVFRNPYSYGSWDNWKVFLGVDVPRHWLTRVLLPSPHLPHGTGLSWDLPPCVTEQRTPLLAI